In Lachnospiraceae bacterium, one DNA window encodes the following:
- a CDS encoding TIR domain-containing protein: MENNPKVFISYAHKNQAYEDKVLELANRLRSEGIDAMIDQYEEAPPEGWPRWMEHQIMESEFVLVLCEETYHQKLYSEKKGKGVVWEANIVYQMLYDSAAETNKFIAAFFDDADQQYIPTPLKPYTYYNLLDEKQYDRLYWRFRGVTNSKKPPLGELKPLPEKERKTMFFSSPINLEKWNAAKWRGTVYLWGGDAPAIGLFFTNYSVGKEIFKEWKKKYKDMAFADTFLRVDYIVPPFPKSCWVYESYDRNYGKGYFLHIGANIDESIGRANKCGIEMQQLLLATVSRYQWMDENNGSGNRDQFLDMYNKTGKYYLVPVGLKNPSMGAVIENMQFDFEYAIPMKEITVTAGTKITEENPCKAVLMEPEE, translated from the coding sequence ATGGAAAATAACCCAAAAGTGTTTATTTCATATGCCCATAAAAATCAAGCATATGAAGATAAAGTGTTGGAATTGGCAAATAGACTACGTTCAGAAGGAATTGATGCGATGATAGACCAATATGAAGAAGCACCTCCTGAAGGATGGCCGAGGTGGATGGAGCATCAAATCATGGAGTCAGAGTTTGTTCTTGTTTTATGTGAAGAAACATATCATCAAAAACTCTATTCCGAGAAAAAGGGGAAGGGCGTTGTATGGGAGGCTAACATTGTCTATCAAATGTTATATGATTCAGCGGCAGAAACAAATAAATTTATTGCGGCATTTTTTGATGATGCTGATCAACAGTATATACCTACACCGTTGAAACCATACACATACTATAATCTTTTGGATGAAAAGCAGTATGACAGGCTATATTGGCGTTTCAGAGGTGTTACGAATAGTAAAAAACCGCCATTGGGAGAATTGAAGCCACTGCCAGAAAAGGAACGAAAAACAATGTTCTTTTCTTCACCAATTAACCTTGAAAAGTGGAATGCTGCAAAGTGGAGAGGAACAGTATATCTTTGGGGTGGAGATGCACCTGCCATAGGCTTGTTTTTTACAAATTACTCAGTGGGTAAAGAAATTTTCAAAGAGTGGAAGAAAAAATACAAAGATATGGCATTCGCAGATACTTTTTTGAGGGTTGATTATATTGTTCCACCGTTTCCTAAGTCATGTTGGGTATATGAATCGTATGACAGAAATTATGGAAAAGGATATTTTCTGCATATAGGCGCAAATATTGATGAAAGCATTGGTCGAGCTAATAAGTGCGGAATAGAAATGCAACAACTACTTTTGGCAACGGTTTCACGTTACCAGTGGATGGATGAAAATAACGGATCAGGTAATAGAGATCAGTTTTTAGATATGTATAACAAGACAGGAAAATATTATTTAGTTCCTGTCGGATTAAAGAATCCATCAATGGGAGCTGTAATAGAGAATATGCAATTTGATTTTGAGTACGCAATTCCAATGAAAGAAATAACGGTTACAGCTGGAACAAAGATAACGGAGGAGAATCCCTGCAAAGCAGTTCTTATGGAGCCGGAGGAATGA
- the brxC gene encoding BREX system P-loop protein BrxC: MMIRDMFADDINRKINGVIKVDQAADDVIEQELNEYVITRELKKHFITFFNYYGDAFDQPTADMGVWISGFFGSGKSHFLKMLSYLLENKEVKGIRSVERFRKKFEDDPATFMLIDRATKGTTETILFNIDIEGFSNKDKTAVLRVFAKMFYNHLGFYGENLKVAMMERYIDQQGKTEEFRRVFEEKKGKSWMEMRRAFAFNGKFIIPTLMEVLDMSEDDAKAWFNDKTATEISIAQLVEDMKAYVDTKPANFRLLFMIDEVGQYVGTDTDMLLNLQSLTEKIGSECEGKIWVICTGQEAIDEIIKVRADEFSRIQARFKTRLSLSSSSVDEVIQKRILKKKPEAAKNLEDVYEQNDSVLRNLFSFNGSILDIKGYSGPREFTENFPFVPYQFIIMQKVFAEIRKHGNSGKHLSGGERSMLSGFQEAAQKIQEKDEYALVPFFRFYDTVHTFLDGSIRRVIERCQKAADNGDGIEQQDVDVLKLLYLIRYIDDIPSNLDNIVILMADDIRVDKIIMREAVRGCLDRLMSQNYIGRTGDTYNFLTDEEQDIQREIRDTNVDTASIVERIAQMIYGDIFTTKKFRYGKYDFAFDQMVDGITVGVATGGMRLRFLTVATDAIEKTDYRLMAESKGNEAIVVLADTPYYESLESAMKIRKYVKQRNVSQLPKSVQKIISDQQDEAGKYELSAMTELQNAIEGAQFYVDGEHLEIKAGNAKSKIDQSLEYLVAHVYSKLDLITDNAGSDADIIAILTGAVTALPGMEPNRDAASAMEEYLEMQDAKKLPTSMADVQSKYSAIPYGWKEIDIAAVAAQLIYSQKVTIKYAGNTIQPDDPKLPDMLRKKSEIGKTSISKRKTISATMMRDVKSMLRDYFDVMDVPDDEDGLIRFVTEKFGEQRDYYTSLDARYDGHKYPDRALVQEAIHLMDDVLSQKKDNIALIERVLNKEDALFDNKEAMSNGIENFFKTQVTVFDQAVQFEKSLHDDLDCIAENEEAHKALNTIRLIIMVQTGSKFNYNRIRELNPLMDTVRTAHDKMLEEKRVEILETVRQCMEATHTAANGDSKVSHLIEKSDRYFSQCKEKIAELKSLALLDAMFLPMCQYKDDTVSNIESVLEPPAPKAQVQLTQSGKETVPVKKKVVRAYNRQVVFQAKTLQTDADIDDYVEKIRSQLKQLLKNCDEIKLN, from the coding sequence ATGATGATTCGAGATATGTTTGCGGATGACATCAACCGCAAAATCAATGGTGTAATTAAAGTAGATCAGGCTGCTGATGATGTAATCGAGCAGGAGTTAAATGAATATGTCATTACCAGAGAATTGAAGAAACACTTCATCACTTTCTTCAACTATTATGGAGATGCCTTTGACCAGCCTACGGCTGATATGGGGGTTTGGATTTCTGGTTTCTTTGGAAGTGGTAAATCTCACTTTCTGAAAATGCTTTCCTACCTTCTGGAAAATAAAGAGGTAAAAGGTATTCGGAGTGTAGAACGTTTTCGTAAAAAGTTTGAGGACGATCCGGCAACCTTTATGCTGATTGACCGTGCTACAAAGGGAACAACGGAGACAATTCTGTTTAATATTGATATTGAGGGATTCAGCAATAAAGATAAGACAGCTGTACTTCGTGTTTTTGCGAAGATGTTCTATAACCATCTGGGATTTTACGGAGAAAATCTGAAAGTTGCCATGATGGAGCGTTATATCGACCAGCAGGGAAAAACGGAGGAGTTCCGCAGAGTCTTTGAAGAAAAGAAAGGCAAGTCCTGGATGGAAATGCGCCGTGCCTTTGCATTCAATGGAAAGTTTATTATTCCGACTTTAATGGAAGTTCTGGATATGAGTGAGGACGATGCCAAGGCATGGTTCAATGATAAAACTGCAACAGAAATATCTATTGCTCAGCTTGTGGAAGATATGAAAGCCTATGTGGATACTAAACCAGCGAACTTCCGTCTGCTGTTTATGATCGACGAAGTTGGTCAGTATGTCGGCACAGACACCGATATGCTTTTGAACCTCCAGTCTTTGACAGAAAAAATCGGAAGTGAGTGTGAAGGAAAGATTTGGGTGATCTGCACCGGACAGGAAGCGATTGATGAAATCATCAAAGTTCGTGCCGATGAGTTCTCCCGTATTCAGGCTCGTTTTAAGACAAGACTGAGTTTATCATCTTCCTCTGTGGATGAAGTCATCCAGAAACGTATTCTGAAAAAGAAACCAGAAGCAGCTAAAAATCTGGAAGATGTTTATGAGCAGAATGATTCTGTTCTTCGTAACCTGTTCAGCTTTAACGGTTCCATTCTGGATATTAAAGGTTATTCCGGCCCAAGGGAATTTACCGAGAACTTCCCGTTCGTGCCGTATCAGTTTATCATCATGCAGAAGGTATTTGCTGAAATCCGGAAACATGGAAATTCCGGTAAGCACCTGTCTGGTGGTGAGCGTTCCATGCTGTCCGGTTTCCAGGAAGCTGCACAGAAAATTCAGGAGAAGGATGAATACGCACTTGTTCCATTCTTCCGTTTTTATGATACCGTACATACTTTTCTGGATGGTTCAATCCGTCGTGTAATTGAGCGTTGTCAGAAAGCAGCCGACAACGGCGATGGCATCGAACAGCAGGATGTGGATGTGCTGAAACTTCTGTACTTGATTCGATATATTGATGATATTCCTTCTAATTTGGACAATATCGTTATCCTTATGGCAGACGATATTCGTGTGGATAAGATTATCATGCGTGAAGCTGTCCGTGGATGCCTTGATCGTCTGATGAGCCAAAACTATATCGGCAGAACCGGTGATACTTATAACTTCCTGACTGACGAAGAACAGGACATTCAGCGTGAAATTAGAGATACAAATGTGGATACCGCTTCTATCGTAGAGCGTATTGCTCAGATGATTTACGGTGATATTTTCACAACTAAGAAGTTCCGTTATGGAAAATATGACTTTGCCTTCGACCAGATGGTAGATGGTATTACTGTTGGTGTGGCAACAGGCGGTATGCGTCTGCGTTTCCTGACCGTTGCTACTGATGCCATTGAAAAAACAGATTACCGTCTGATGGCAGAGTCCAAAGGTAATGAAGCAATTGTGGTTCTGGCTGATACGCCTTATTATGAATCTCTGGAATCTGCCATGAAGATTCGTAAGTATGTAAAACAGAGAAATGTAAGCCAGCTTCCTAAGAGTGTGCAGAAAATCATCAGCGATCAGCAGGACGAAGCCGGAAAATATGAGCTGAGCGCTATGACCGAATTGCAAAATGCCATTGAAGGGGCGCAGTTCTATGTAGATGGTGAGCATTTGGAAATCAAAGCCGGAAATGCCAAGAGCAAGATTGACCAGTCTCTTGAATATCTGGTTGCTCATGTATATAGCAAGCTCGACCTGATTACAGATAATGCAGGCAGTGACGCAGATATTATTGCGATTCTGACAGGTGCGGTAACAGCACTTCCGGGCATGGAGCCAAACCGTGATGCTGCTTCTGCTATGGAAGAATATCTGGAAATGCAGGATGCGAAAAAGCTGCCGACTTCTATGGCAGATGTTCAGAGTAAATACAGTGCGATTCCGTATGGCTGGAAAGAAATCGACATTGCTGCGGTTGCGGCACAGCTGATTTATTCCCAGAAAGTAACCATCAAGTATGCAGGCAATACCATTCAGCCAGATGACCCGAAATTGCCGGATATGCTTCGTAAAAAGAGTGAGATCGGTAAGACTTCCATTAGCAAGCGTAAAACCATTTCTGCTACGATGATGCGTGATGTAAAATCGATGCTCCGTGATTATTTCGATGTTATGGATGTGCCGGACGATGAAGATGGTCTAATTCGCTTTGTGACTGAGAAATTTGGTGAACAACGTGATTACTATACTTCTCTGGATGCCCGTTATGACGGACATAAATACCCAGACCGTGCATTGGTGCAGGAAGCCATTCATTTGATGGATGATGTACTTTCTCAGAAGAAAGACAATATTGCCCTGATTGAGCGTGTGCTGAATAAAGAGGATGCTCTTTTCGACAATAAAGAAGCCATGAGCAACGGCATTGAAAACTTCTTCAAAACCCAGGTAACAGTATTCGACCAGGCAGTGCAGTTTGAAAAATCTCTGCATGATGATCTTGACTGTATCGCAGAAAATGAGGAAGCACACAAGGCACTGAATACCATTCGTTTGATTATCATGGTTCAGACCGGAAGTAAGTTCAACTATAACCGGATTCGTGAACTGAATCCGCTGATGGATACGGTTCGTACAGCTCATGACAAGATGTTGGAAGAAAAACGTGTTGAGATTCTGGAAACGGTTCGTCAGTGTATGGAAGCTACCCACACTGCCGCAAACGGCGATTCTAAGGTATCCCATCTAATTGAAAAATCAGATCGGTATTTCAGCCAGTGTAAGGAGAAAATCGCAGAATTAAAGAGCCTTGCCCTTCTGGATGCCATGTTTCTGCCAATGTGTCAGTACAAGGATGATACAGTCAGCAATATTGAATCTGTTTTGGAACCGCCTGCACCGAAGGCACAGGTACAGCTGACACAGTCAGGAAAAGAAACTGTTCCTGTAAAGAAGAAAGTGGTTCGTGCCTATAACCGTCAGGTTGTATTCCAGGCAAAGACCTTACAGACGGATGCGGATATTGATGATTATGTAGAGAAGATTCGTTCACAGCTGAAACAGTTGCTGAAGAATTGCGACGAAATCAAGCTGAATTAA
- a CDS encoding DUF1788 domain-containing protein, giving the protein MSEIKERLDKVRALIQEPEFLEGKGLSNEVNIRIFCYEPENEMVVRHFVNQLETDQSLDCHLIVCNLYKTFLSICDDMDITDAIPDMEEADGSAYLLEQLNSAIGNGEFIDKIQYEPHEPGDVLMLTGVGEVFPFMRIHTLLEALQPYFSDVPILVMYPGEFDGRHVKLFNRLTPNDYYRAFNVID; this is encoded by the coding sequence ATGAGTGAAATAAAAGAGCGCCTGGACAAAGTTCGGGCATTGATCCAGGAACCGGAGTTCCTGGAAGGCAAGGGACTGAGCAATGAAGTGAATATCAGAATCTTTTGTTATGAACCTGAAAATGAAATGGTTGTCCGCCATTTTGTGAATCAGCTGGAAACTGATCAGTCCTTAGATTGCCATTTGATTGTTTGTAATTTATATAAAACATTTCTCTCTATCTGCGATGATATGGACATCACAGATGCAATTCCAGATATGGAAGAAGCTGACGGGAGTGCTTATCTTCTGGAGCAGCTGAATTCCGCAATCGGCAATGGAGAGTTCATTGATAAAATTCAGTATGAGCCACACGAACCAGGTGATGTGCTGATGTTGACAGGTGTAGGCGAGGTGTTTCCATTTATGAGAATCCATACGTTACTGGAAGCCTTGCAACCGTATTTTTCGGATGTTCCGATTTTGGTTATGTATCCGGGTGAGTTCGATGGTCGTCATGTAAAACTGTTCAATCGTCTGACACCAAATGATTATTACCGGGCATTCAATGTCATAGATTAA